TGACAAGCGGGCCCGAGTGTGAGGCACGAAGGACAAGTGTAGCATCAAAAGAATACGCTGGGTTGTATCTAGGGTCCAACATCGGCCATGTTGGGCTAACTGAGACAGAAGATCAAGGTTAACTAGGCTGGCTTGGTTGATTATCAGTTAGGTGGTCAACCTCAACTAACGTTGCTGGGCAAAGTGGGTGGTCTAACTATAGGGTTCAAAGTCCAAACACATAAAAAGATTGGTTAAAGGTCACTTGGGAAAGTTTTTGACGGGTTTTCCCTAACTAAACACTTTTGGATTTTAGGGCGTTACACAATGCTACATTCTGGCCATTGTCTCATTCAATCAAGGCATGAACTCGGCTATTATTCTAGAAGCTTGGAGTCTACAAAATCATAGGCATAAATGTGCTTTTAATGGCGCTGCACCTAGCCTAGCAATTGTCTTGCATATTGCTGGCAATGAATCACGCTTGTGGTGCATGGCTTGGGCCAAGCGTTGGTTCTGATTTCAAGTCCGAGAACATGGTCAAGTTATCATAGATCgggtctttcttttatttttcccAGGTGAGTATGTGATTGTATAACCCTAGAGGGTGTTGTATGGCACGTGTGTGTTGTATGTGTTCTTTTTCAGACAATGATAGTTAGCTCTCCAGCATGTTTAAGGAAAGATATTCAAGTTTTTTGCATTGCTAGAATCTCCATGTTTGCACACTATCACAAAACCTAAATTTCATGATGGTGATTTTCGTATGGAGATATGACTACACCGTCATAAAATTTTTAATTTTCGTGAAGGTGCACCAAAACCCGCCACGAAAATGTATTTTTATAAAGGTGTTCACGAAAATTTACTATTTTCGTGATGTCGTCGTGTAAACCCTCGTGAAAATAAGCTATTCCCTCCACGAAAAAAGTTTGAGCgccaaaatattttttttctcgTTAGATTTTCCCTCTTCGCGCCAGATTTTTCCTCCACGCGCTCTTTTTTTCATGCACGCGCTCACCAGCAGCCGAGGACCCACTGTCAGAGACTTATTTGCGCCGGGCCGCTGTAAAAAAAACCCTAGCCTCATCCGCACCGCTTACCAGCCCGCCGCACCCCATCTCGTCAGCCCTGCCGCCAAAACCGCGCGCCACCCTCCCCCTCGTGCGGTCGCCTCCCCCTCGCGCGAGGCCGCCGCCAGAACCGCGAGCCCCACCCTCCTCGCGCCCCACAACCCCGCGAGGTCGCCTCGCCCTCgcgcgaggccgccgccgccaatcgTGCccactccccccccccccccccctcccgggCAACCTCCTCGCAGGTTCGGCCGGCCAGCATCACACGCCCGAaggccgccgccagccgcgccgcccgtcctcGCGCCGGCGCCCGGCATCATCGTAGCGCGACGCGCCCGGCACTGCGTGTCCAAGGCCACCGCCAgacgcgcgccgcccgtcgtcacgCCCGCAGCCAGCCTCCTCACgctcgcggccgcggccgccaccACGCGCCTGAGGCTGCCGCCAGCCGCGTCCGGTCCACGCCACCACATCTTCCTCGACGCGCTGCTACACGTCAACGCCGGAGCTGAGCCCGTGGCGCCTTCTGTCGCGACCCTTGGAGCAGCCTGCCGCACCGTGGCCGATCTGCTTTGTTCAATCGGACTGAGGTAATTCTTGTTCGTTTTCTTCAGAAATCAGTACATGTTGTGCTCTACCAGTGAATGTGCGTTGTGGAAATTGAATGTTTATTTGATTATTAATTTGTTGCCAACCACTATAgcactgttaagttgaactagCCATGCTATAGCACTGCTGCTTGTTAAGCCTAATTAATGATTTCAGATGTCCATGTTATCGATAATAAGGGAATTGGTAAACATTACAGGTAATAAGGGAAATAGGTGTTGTAGTGTAGTGCTGCTTGTTATGGCTGTGATCtaaaattagttttgcagtATCTCCGCCTCTAAAATTTGAGTATAAGAAGAGATGCTGCAGCTTCCTTTCCTTTTCATATGTTATAACTAATATGTTTTGGGTAAATCTGTAGCAAGTGCTGCTTGTACTAGGTTGATACTTGGGTCAGATTATTGCGATTCTAAATATTTTATCTTTCTAAATCAGAACCAAACGATGGAAGATGGTGAGTGGATGTATACTGGTTGGTCTCGTACGCAAGGTCCCTCTAATGACTGGATTGAAAACACTAACAGATTTTTGGATCATACCTTCTCTATGCCTAATATAGTTGAAGACGGAAGTGTCCTTGCGCTGTCATCGACTTGGTGCCCACACGAAGTTGCTTTGCGGCCGCTGATGCCAAGCCAGCTCCACCGCAAGACAAGAGGCACCCACCACACACGGTTTTTTTGGAGGGCGAAAGCATTGAGCAGCCAGTTCGAGCTTCAGAGTAGGAGCAGACTATGATGTGACTGAATGTTGATTTTAGATTGTGGCTCAATATGGAGCAAGATGATTAAATGTCTTTGTCAATGAGGTTGTGATTATTGTGTCAATTTGGGAATGTGAATATTGTAATTTTCTCAAATTTTTTATGTCAACTCAGTATGGCAAAAGAGATAGAGACTTCGATCAGTATTGAAAAAGAATGTCAATTCAGTTTGCCAATCTAAGTGTCTGCATTCTAACAGACTTTCAGAGAACATTTCTTTTTTGGTTTCATCACTGATATCTTCTCTTGACAACATCAGCTACATGCTCTCAAATTGACAATATTAAGTAATCTCTAATCACAATACTACAATAATTACAGTTCACAAAACTTCAGTGATTGACATTCAATATTTACTAACAATCTCAATTCACCAGTTTGATAACAGAGTTCAGTATGGCAATTCGGAAGCTGCCCCTTGTATTGCGGTGGATCAGGCTTGGCAGCAGCAGCCACTGGCAGCCGCGCGCTGGCACGAAGATGATGACGGTGGCCCTGAACCAGGAGCTGCGGAACTGCGGAAcccgtcgccgtcgccctcGACCTCCACCCCAGGGGCAGCTGGGCTACTGCGCTTGTGAGGATGCATGGACGAGGAATGGGAGGAGGAGAGCCGCGGCGGAGGAGCCTTCCTCTGGAACCTGCT
The Panicum hallii strain FIL2 chromosome 6, PHallii_v3.1, whole genome shotgun sequence genome window above contains:
- the LOC112898171 gene encoding WAS/WASL-interacting protein family member 3-like; its protein translation is MHALTSSRGPTVRDLFAPGRCKKNPSLIRTAYQPAAPHLVSPAAKTARHPPPRAVASPSREAAARTASPTLLAPHNPARSPRPRARPPPPIVPTPPPPPPPGQPPRRFGRPASHARRPPPAAPPVLAPAPGIIVARRARHCVSKATARRAPPVVTPAASLLTLAAAAATTRLRLPPAASGPRHHIFLDALLHVNAGAEPVAPSVATLGAACRTVADLLCSIGLRTKRWKMLKTEVSLRCHRLGAHTKLLCGR